Proteins encoded within one genomic window of Ovis aries strain OAR_USU_Benz2616 breed Rambouillet chromosome 1, ARS-UI_Ramb_v3.0, whole genome shotgun sequence:
- the PLA1A gene encoding phospholipase A1 member A isoform X4 yields MPPDFWERCFWLWGLLLWLSVGSTGDAPPTPQTNCTDFQNANLLRGTNLKVQFLLFTPSNPSCGQLVEESGDIQNSGFNATLGTKLVIHGFRALGTKPSWIDRFIGALLRAADANVIAVDWVYGSTAAYFSAVENVIKLGLEISRFLRKLLALGVSASSIHIIGISLGAHVGGMVGHFYNGQLGRITGLDPAGPEYTRASLEERLDPGDALFVEAIHTDTDNLGIRIPVGHVDYFINGGQDQPGCPTSIYAGYSYLICDHMRAVHLYISALENSCPLVAFPCTNYKDFLAGQCLDCFNPFLLSCPRIGLVEQGGVKIEPLPREVKVYLLTTSMAPYCVHHSLVEFHLQEPRNKDTCITVTFLSSSVTSSVKITMYT; encoded by the exons gGGATGCACCTCCTACCCCACAGACGAATTGCACTGACTTCCAGAATGCCAATCTCCTCCGAGGCACCAATCTCAAAGTCCAGTTTCTCCTCTTCACTCCTTCGAATCCCAGCTGTGGGCAGCTAGTGGAAGAAAGTGGTGACATCCAAAATTCTGGGTTCAATGCCACTCTAGGAACCAAGCTAGTTATCCATGGATTCAG GGCTTTAGGAACAAAACCTTCCTGGATTGATAGATTCATCGGTGCCCTTCTGCGGGCAGCAGATGCTAACGTGATTGCTGTGGACTGGGTGTATGGCTCCACAGCTGCCTATTTCTCAGCCGTGGAAAATGTGATTAAGCTGGGACTCGAGATCTCTCGTTTCCTCCGTAAACTCCTG GCGCTGGGTGTGTCAGCATCCTCAATCCACATCATCGGCATCAGCCTGGGGGCCCATGTAGGGGGCATGGTAGGACATTTCTACAATGGCCAGCTGGGACGGATCACAG GCCTGGACCCTGCTGGACCGGAGTACACCAGAGCCAGCCTGGAGGAGCGTCTGGACCCTGGGGATGCCCTCTTCGTGGAAGCCatccacacagacacagaca ATTTGGGCATTCGGATTCCTGTCGGACACGTGGACTACTTCATCAATGGGGGCCAAGACCAGCCTGGCTGTCCCACTTCCAtttatgcag GCTACAGTTATCTGATCTGTGATCATATGAGGGCTGTACACCTCTACATCAGCGCGCTGGAGAACTCCTGTCCACTGGTGGCCTTCCCTTGTACAAACTACAAGGACTTCCTTGCTGGACAGTGTCTGGATTGTTTCaacccttttcttctttcctgtccAAGAATCG GGCTGGTGGAACAAGGTGGTGTCAAGATAGAGCCACTTCCCAGGGAGGTGAAGGTCTACCTGCTGACCACTTCCATGGCTCCGTATTGTG tgcatcaCAGCCTCGTGGAGTTTCACTTGCAGGAGCCGAGAAACAAGGACACCTGCATCACAGTCACTTTCCTTAGCAGCAGTGTCACCTCCTCGGTCAAGATCACCATGTAC
- the PLA1A gene encoding phospholipase A1 member A isoform X3: MPPDFWERCFWLWGLLLWLSVGSTGDAPPTPQTNCTDFQNANLLRGTNLKVQFLLFTPSNPSCGQLVEESGDIQNSGFNATLGTKLVIHGFRALGTKPSWIDRFIGALLRAADANVIAVDWVYGSTAAYFSAVENVIKLGLEISRFLRKLLALGVSASSIHIIGISLGAHVGGMVGHFYNGQLGRITGLDPAGPEYTRASLEERLDPGDALFVEAIHTDTDNLGIRIPVGHVDYFINGGQDQPGCPTSIYAGYSYLICDHMRAVHLYISALENSCPLVAFPCTNYKDFLAGQCLDCFNPFLLSCPRIGLVEQGGVKIEPLPREVKVYLLTTSMAPYCGHCGTKLPLSSTLDLPRPQHCSPGQLSPLASARQVPAWTENLLPKNHFSKNTIFLL, from the exons gGGATGCACCTCCTACCCCACAGACGAATTGCACTGACTTCCAGAATGCCAATCTCCTCCGAGGCACCAATCTCAAAGTCCAGTTTCTCCTCTTCACTCCTTCGAATCCCAGCTGTGGGCAGCTAGTGGAAGAAAGTGGTGACATCCAAAATTCTGGGTTCAATGCCACTCTAGGAACCAAGCTAGTTATCCATGGATTCAG GGCTTTAGGAACAAAACCTTCCTGGATTGATAGATTCATCGGTGCCCTTCTGCGGGCAGCAGATGCTAACGTGATTGCTGTGGACTGGGTGTATGGCTCCACAGCTGCCTATTTCTCAGCCGTGGAAAATGTGATTAAGCTGGGACTCGAGATCTCTCGTTTCCTCCGTAAACTCCTG GCGCTGGGTGTGTCAGCATCCTCAATCCACATCATCGGCATCAGCCTGGGGGCCCATGTAGGGGGCATGGTAGGACATTTCTACAATGGCCAGCTGGGACGGATCACAG GCCTGGACCCTGCTGGACCGGAGTACACCAGAGCCAGCCTGGAGGAGCGTCTGGACCCTGGGGATGCCCTCTTCGTGGAAGCCatccacacagacacagaca ATTTGGGCATTCGGATTCCTGTCGGACACGTGGACTACTTCATCAATGGGGGCCAAGACCAGCCTGGCTGTCCCACTTCCAtttatgcag GCTACAGTTATCTGATCTGTGATCATATGAGGGCTGTACACCTCTACATCAGCGCGCTGGAGAACTCCTGTCCACTGGTGGCCTTCCCTTGTACAAACTACAAGGACTTCCTTGCTGGACAGTGTCTGGATTGTTTCaacccttttcttctttcctgtccAAGAATCG GGCTGGTGGAACAAGGTGGTGTCAAGATAGAGCCACTTCCCAGGGAGGTGAAGGTCTACCTGCTGACCACTTCCATGGCTCCGTATTGTG GTCATTGTGGCACCAAGCTCCCACTCTCCAGCACTCTTGACCTGCCTCGGCCTCAGCACTGTTCACCAGGACAGCTGTCACCCTTGGCTTCTGCCAGGCAGGTGCCAGCATGGACAGAGAATCTGCTCCCCAAAAATCATTTTTccaaaaatactatttttctctTGTAG